A genomic window from Solanum dulcamara chromosome 11, daSolDulc1.2, whole genome shotgun sequence includes:
- the LOC129873435 gene encoding nucleobase-ascorbate transporter 2, with translation MAAPPKPEEISHPPMDQLQGLEYCIDSNPSWGEAIALGFQHYILALGTAVMIPSFLVPLMGGNDGDKVRVVQTLLFVEGINTLLQTLFGTRLPTVIGGSWAFAVPIISIIHDSSLTRITDPHERFLSTMRAIQGALIVASSVQIILGYSQLWAICSRFFSPVGMVPVIALAGFGLFDRGFPEAGQCVEIGVPMFILFVIFSQYLKNFQFRQWPVMERFALIITITVIWAYAHLLTASGAYRHRPEATQKHCRTDRANLISAAPWIKIPYPLQWGAPTFDAGHAFGMMAAVLVSLIESTGAYKAASRLASATPPPAHVLSRGIGWQGIGILFSGLFGTATGSTVSIENVGLLGSTRVGSRRVIQISAGFMIFFSMLGKFGALFASIPFPIFAAVYCVLFGLVASVGLSFLQFTNMNSMRNLFIAGVSLFLGLSIPEYFREYTTAAFHGPSHTKAGWFNDFLNTIFLSSPTVAMMVAVFLDNTLDYKDSAKDRGMPWWVKFRTFKGDSRNEEFYTLPFNLNRFFPPS, from the exons ATGGCAGCTCCTCCTAAACCTGAAGAAATCAGTCATCCTCCAATGGACCAGCTTCAGGGTTTGGAATATTGTATAGACTCTAATCCTTCTTGGG GGGAAGCTATTGCTTTGGGCTTTCAGCATTACATCTTGGCATTAGGAACTGCTGTTATGATTCCTTCATTTCTTGTTCCTTTGATGGGTGGAAATGAT GGTGACAAAGTGAGGGTGGTGCAGACCCTGCTTTTTGTTGAAGGAATTAATACACTTCTACAGACTTTATTTGGAACCCGTTTACCTACTGTAATTGGAGGGTCATGGGCTTTTGCAGTACCAATAATTTCCATAATCCACGATTCGTCATTGACTAGGATTACTGATCCTCATGAA AGATTCCTAAGTACAATGAGAGCAATTCAGGGAGCATTGATAGTAGCATCAAGTGTTCAGATAATTTTGGGCTATAGTCAACTCTGGGCTATTTGTTCCAG ATTTTTTAGCCCAGTGGGAATGGTTCCGGTAATTGCTCTGGCAGGATTTGGTCTTTTTGACAGGGGTTTCCCAGAG GCTGGACAGTGTGTTGAAATTGGTGTACCAATgttcattttatttgtgatcTTCTCTCAG TATTTGAAAAACTTCCAGTTTAGGCAGTGGCCGGTGATGGAACGATTTGCTCTAATTATCACAATCACAGTTATTTGGGCTTATGCGCACCTTCTGACCGCCAGTGGTGCTTACAGACATCGCCCAGAGGCTACCCAAAAACACTGTCGCACCGATAGAGCGAACCTCATTTCTGCTGCACCATG GATAAAAATCCCATATCCACTTCAGTGGGGTGCTCCtacttttgatgctggtcatgcTTTTGGAATGATGGCTGCTGTACTTGTCTCCTTGATTGAG TCAACTGGAGCATATAAAGCAGCATCTCGTTTAGCAAGTGCTACACCACCCCCAGCTCATGTTCTCAGTCGTGGCATTGGCTGGCAG GGTATTGGTATCCTGTTTAGTGGACTTTTTGGGACTGCTACTGGATCCACAGTTTCTAT TGAGAATGTGGGACTTCTTGGAAGCACTCGTGTGGGTAGCCGCAGAGTTATCCAAATTTCTGCTGGCTTTATGATCTTCTTCTCAATGTTAG GCAAATTTGGAGCATTATTTGCATCAATTCCTTTTCCAATATTTGCTGCTGTGTATTGTGTCTTGTTCGGTCTTGTTG CTTCTGTGGGGTTGTCATTTCTGCAGTTCACAAACATGAACTCAATGAGAAACCTCTTCATTGCTGGCGTTTCTCTCTTCCTCGGGTTGTCTATTCCCGAGTACTTCAGGGAATACACCACTGCTGCTTTTCATGGTCCTTCTCACACTAAGGCTGGATGG ttcaatgattttctcaACACTATCTTTCTGTCGTCCCCAACTGTGGCCATGATGGTTGCTGTATTTCTCGACAACACACTGGACTACAAGGACAGTGCCAAAGATAGGGGAATGCCATGGTGGGTGAAGTTCAGGACATTTAAGGGTGATAGTAGAAATGAAGAATTTTACACCCTCCCTTTTAATCTCAACCGTTTCTTTCCTCCTTCATGA